A window from Sinanaerobacter sp. ZZT-01 encodes these proteins:
- a CDS encoding ABC transporter permease, whose protein sequence is MNCIQRAWRCVVRKPARTILLLLVIVTVSLFFLCGLACRNVNVQTQDITRQAVGAGMRLDINEVNRSKRLVDLSNQIGDGVEGSYGGVHQKKLEGAYGTQWQVWTDNAFDSLKLADIKKIAAVSGIADYNLSTCITPVHPVNFNRIEDPHTDQYNDLGGVSLIGNRKLELDFNVLSGNVTLINGRMIDADDNNVCVISEQLAERNALVIGDTLQLNDYHNADNAQIYEAKIVGIYQSKRFMTPLMAGDTFRSENVIFTDLHFPEKVEGNENDPCFEHAYFSVADVDEYDTVKTAVEALDIAWERYDLIDRNGNMSTMSANFNDLEKISILLIIITFVAGFTILLLIFVFWTKNRNYEIGILLSLGYKKSSILGQLFLEALIIALLSFLIAFAFAPVVSGAAANYLVAEQVEQAEIQKDLNADKVAGNYQSEDQRVIGVNVDITNNMLFFCATNIVILLSVSVGISGISILKKKPRDIFAALS, encoded by the coding sequence ATGAATTGCATACAAAGAGCATGGCGCTGTGTCGTTCGTAAGCCGGCAAGAACCATACTCCTGCTTTTAGTTATTGTGACAGTTAGCTTATTTTTTCTTTGTGGTTTGGCTTGCCGAAACGTAAATGTGCAAACACAAGATATCACGAGACAAGCAGTAGGAGCAGGGATGCGGTTGGATATAAACGAAGTCAATCGGTCGAAACGGTTGGTTGATTTGTCGAATCAGATCGGTGATGGTGTGGAAGGTTCTTATGGGGGGGTACACCAAAAGAAATTGGAAGGTGCTTATGGAACGCAGTGGCAGGTATGGACAGATAATGCGTTTGATTCTTTGAAACTAGCAGATATAAAAAAAATAGCCGCTGTATCCGGAATTGCTGATTATAATCTTTCAACGTGCATTACGCCTGTTCATCCAGTAAATTTTAATCGAATCGAAGACCCCCATACAGATCAGTATAATGATTTAGGAGGCGTTTCTCTTATCGGAAACAGAAAACTGGAGCTTGATTTTAATGTCTTATCCGGAAATGTAACGCTAATTAATGGACGTATGATCGACGCAGATGATAATAACGTATGTGTAATTTCCGAGCAATTAGCAGAGAGAAATGCTCTCGTAATCGGGGATACATTACAGCTTAATGATTATCATAACGCGGATAATGCACAAATCTATGAAGCAAAGATCGTTGGCATATATCAGAGCAAGCGGTTTATGACTCCCCTTATGGCTGGAGATACTTTTCGTTCCGAAAATGTCATATTTACTGATTTGCATTTTCCTGAAAAAGTAGAGGGAAATGAAAATGACCCATGTTTTGAACACGCATATTTTAGTGTTGCAGATGTGGACGAATACGATACTGTAAAAACTGCAGTCGAAGCTCTAGATATAGCTTGGGAACGATATGACCTTATTGATCGAAATGGAAATATGTCTACTATGTCTGCTAATTTTAATGATTTAGAGAAAATCAGCATCCTGCTCATTATTATTACCTTTGTCGCTGGTTTTACAATTCTATTACTGATTTTCGTTTTTTGGACGAAAAATAGGAATTATGAGATTGGTATTCTACTTTCATTAGGTTACAAAAAGAGTAGCATTCTAGGGCAGCTTTTTTTAGAAGCTCTTATTATTGCACTGCTTTCTTTTTTAATTGCTTTTGCATTTGCTCCGGTTGTGTCAGGAGCGGCGGCGAATTATTTAGTAGCTGAACAGGTTGAACAAGCAGAAATCCAGAAAGATTTGAATGCGGATAAAGTTGCAGGCAATTATCAATCGGAGGATCAAAGAGTAATTGGAGTAAATGTAGATATAACAAATAATATGTTGTTTTTCTGTGCTACAAATATAGTAATACTTTTGAGCGTTTCCGTAGGAATTTCCGGAATATCCATTTTGAAAAAAAAACCACGAGATATATTTGCGGCATTGAGTTAA
- a CDS encoding ABC transporter ATP-binding protein, translated as MILEAKNVSFFYKSQKDKLILDNVNYGFECGKMYAILGPSGSGKTTFLSLLAGLDTPVKGQIYYNRKPVIAKKLTEHRRHNISLVFQSYNLIDYLTPIENVKLGGKGNPEALLDSIGIGKEFWKRSILQLSGGQQQRVAIARALASDAKVVLADEPTGNLDEATAWDVIDLLKRIAHEENKCVIVVTHSKELADEADATIHIGNRAED; from the coding sequence ATGATTTTAGAAGCAAAGAATGTATCTTTTTTTTACAAATCACAAAAAGATAAACTGATATTAGACAACGTAAACTATGGGTTTGAGTGCGGTAAAATGTATGCCATTCTTGGACCCAGCGGATCTGGAAAAACAACATTTCTATCCTTGCTGGCAGGACTTGATACTCCTGTCAAAGGACAAATTTATTACAACAGAAAACCCGTCATAGCAAAAAAATTGACAGAGCATCGCAGGCATAATATATCGCTTGTATTTCAAAGCTATAATTTGATTGATTATTTGACTCCGATTGAAAATGTAAAGCTTGGAGGTAAGGGGAACCCCGAAGCTTTGCTGGATAGCATTGGAATTGGTAAAGAATTTTGGAAGCGTAGTATTTTACAGCTTTCTGGAGGACAGCAACAGCGAGTGGCTATAGCTCGTGCATTAGCAAGTGATGCGAAAGTAGTATTAGCGGATGAACCAACAGGAAATCTTGATGAGGCAACAGCATGGGATGTGATCGATCTTTTGAAACGTATCGCACATGAAGAAAATAAATGCGTAATTGTTGTAACTCATAGTAAAGAGTTGG